The segment TATAGGCTTTTTGCGCAATGGCAAAATTCAGGCTGGCTTCTTCCACGGCCACCAGATTGGCGCTGATTCGTTTCTCGGCTTCCTTCAACCGCAAATAGGCGTCGCTGATTTCCAGAGAAATGTTGTCCTGGATCTGCTGCGCCTTTTTTTTTGCAGCGAATTCGCCGGATTGGGCCTGCCTGATTTTGGCTTTGGTATTGCCGGCATCAAACAGGTTCCATTGGGTGACCAGCATGGCGGTCCAGTCTCTGTTCTCCGTGCCGGCAAAGTCGCCATCATCCCAGGCCATGGTCCCGGTCAGGGTAATTTGGGGATGCTGTCCGCTCCGGGCAATATTGACCTGTGCTTTTTCCTGCTTGATATTGGCCTGCTGCCGGGCTATTTCCGGACGGTGGGCCAAGCCGTAAGCCATCACGTCGTCCAGGGTCAGGGCATGTTTCTGATAGGCCAGCGGTTCTGTCAGGGTAATTTCGCTGCGCAGGGGCAGGCCCATGGTTTTATTCAGGCTGTAGACGGCTAAATCATAATCGTTTTGCGCTGTTAACAGATCATTTTCCGCATTGGCCAGCCGGACTTTGGTCTGCAGCACGTCATGCCAGGGAGATACTCCGCTGCTGTGCATTTGTTGGACACGGCCGAGATGAGCGTTGAAATATCGCCCTCAGTGATTTTATGAGTATTTTTAATATTACATCGTCAACGGTTCAGTGGCTCACGACAGGCTATTTGCTAATATTGGGCACATTGGTTCCGATTTCAGGATTTCTTATTAAGTGGTTTACAACTAGACAATTATTCATCACGTCGCTCAGCTTTTCAATGATTGGTTTTCTTATTGCGGCTCTTACATCAAGTTTTGTTTTTTTGTTGATTGCCCGCGTTTTCCAAGCCATTGGAACCGGCTTGCTACTTCCCTTAATGTTTAACACAATTTTGATTATTTTCCCTCCCGAGAAAAGAGGAACTGCTATGGGGGTCGTTGCTTTGGTTATCTTGTCTGCCCCTGCAGTTGGCCCGACCTTAGCCGGGCTATTAACTGAGAATTTTAATTGGCACTGGATATTCTGGTTTCCACTACCTTTTTT is part of the Acetonema longum DSM 6540 genome and harbors:
- a CDS encoding TolC family protein, with product MHSSGVSPWHDVLQTKVRLANAENDLLTAQNDYDLAVYSLNKTMGLPLRSEITLTEPLAYQKHALTLDDVMAYGLAHRPEIARQQANIKQEKAQVNIARSGQHPQITLTGTMAWDDGDFAGTENRDWTAMLVTQWNLFDAGNTKAKIRQAQSGEFAAKKKAQQIQDNISLEISDAYLRLKEAEKRISANLVAVEEASLNFAIAQKAYSAGVGTNLDVMDAELALNQTKTNYTNALFDYNISKARLDKATGSE